A single genomic interval of Mobula hypostoma chromosome 7, sMobHyp1.1, whole genome shotgun sequence harbors:
- the trmt9b gene encoding probable tRNA methyltransferase 9B isoform X2: MVCDSLHLPYRNQCFDAILSIAVIHHFSTKERRIQAIKEMARILRVRGKMMIYVWAMEQKRRKFEKQDIFIPLNPAPPPAQSSENKVMNEDKSFQHNNNVIHKDKPFICNREDNIYEKHVKTSRNSILGRENILLVEKCFKLWLFSQSLNSVLKFSSNNRTKTPNELWLYQDYSTTFKTNNVIKSFDHLTSFVSDEFSYGQSCEDVLSESQPSSFLSGSESVAQFFEYPCAGSSGIPDSSGLLSSCIAVSSPDLGSQLLFQSKLHSRPKKNKSASCSTHEKNRHILGPPMQRSLITESKNWPLEAQVLSKDKDQINFNSACLRYYHVFKEGELIELIEKYTEDLKIIETYYDHANWCVIAEKV, translated from the coding sequence TGATACACCATTTTTCGACAAAAGAACGCCGTATTCAAGCAATAAAGGAAATGGCAAGGATTCTGAGAGTGAGAGGAAAGATGATGATTTATGTATGGGCAATGGAGCAAAAGAGGCGGAAGTTTGAAAAGCAAGATATTTTTATTCCATTGAACCCTGCACCTCCACCTGCACAGTCTTCGGAGAACAAAGTAATGAATGAAGATAAATCTTTCCAGCATAATAATAATGTTATTCATAAAGACAAACCATTTATTTGTAACCGTGAAGACAACATCTATGAAAAACATGTGAAGACAAGTCGGAATTCCATTTTGGGAAGGGAGAATATATTGCTGGttgaaaaatgttttaaattatgGTTGTTTTCTCAGTCACTGAATTCTGTGCTAAAATTTAGTAGCAATAATAGAACAAAGACTCCCAATGAACTATGGCTGTATCAAGATTATTCTACGACATTTAAAACAAATAATGTGATAAAATCATTTGACCACCTGACCAGTTTTGTTTCTGATGAGTTCTCTTATGGACAGAGTTGTGAAGATGTTCTGTCTGAATCCCAACCTTCTAGCTTTCTTAGTGGTTCAGAGTCTGTTGCACAATTTTTTGAATATCCATGTGCAGGATCGTCTGGAATCCCAGATTCTTCTGGCTTATTATCCAGCTGCATTGCAGTTTCTTCACCAGATCTTGGTTCACAGCTTCTGTTCCAAAGTAAGCTCCACAGTCGCCccaagaaaaataaatcagctagcTGCTCTACTCATGAGAAAAACAGACATATTTTGGGTCCACCAATGCAGAGAAGTTTAATCACTGAATCCAAGAACTGGCCTTTGGAGGCACAAGTATTGTCAAAGGACAAGGATCAGATTAATTTCAATAGTGCCTGTCTCAGATACTATCATGTTTTTAAAGAAGGGGAGCTTATTGAGCTCATAGAAAAGTACACTGAAGATTTAAAGATAATTGAGACATATTATGATCATGCCAACTGGTGTGTAATTGCAGAAAAAGTATGA